In Ostrea edulis chromosome 6, xbOstEdul1.1, whole genome shotgun sequence, a single window of DNA contains:
- the LOC125646485 gene encoding short-chain collagen C4-like isoform X1, with the protein MIVVVWILLSTVPGRLCSDLRDKRLLLNDQTVVHETIQQLQVEVQQLKTEVTQLKQSQSAASSSYTSYIRWGRHSCPASSTLTYRGFAGGHPYNETGSGVNFLCLPDDPLWGIHRDDFNSYSGWITGVEYEGGYFFGSGTRNYDVPCAVCLTPYSTSIMIPARNVCYDGWHMEYSGYLMSNAHRHIGESEYLCVDEKPDIIPNSQSNTDGAVLYMVESVCRSLSCPPYVAGRELTCVVCSK; encoded by the exons ATGATCGTTGTGGTTTGGATTTTGCTCTCGACCGTGCCAGGTCGTCTGTGCTCAGATTTACGGGACAAGCGTTTATTACTTAATGATCAGACGGTGGTTCATGAAACGATCCAGCAACTGCAAGTGGAAGTTCAACAGTTAAAAACGGAAGTTACCCAGCTCAAACAGAGTCAATCTG CAGCTTCCTCTTCCTATACATCGTACATTCGATGGGGCCGGCACAGTTGTCCAGCGAGTTCAACGCTGACTTACAGAG GTTTTGCTGGAGGTCATCCCTACAACGAGACAGGCTCCGGTGTAAATTTTCTGTGTCTGCCGGACGATCCGTTATGGGGTATACACAGAGATGATTTCAATTCCTACTCCGGTTGGATAACCGGTGTGGAATACGAAGGAGGATACTTTTTCGGTAGTGGAACCAGGAATTATGACGTACCCTGTGCAGTTTGCTTAACCCCCTACTCCACGTCCATTATGATCCCCGCGAGAAATGTCTGCTATGACGGCTGGCACATGGAATACAGTGGGTATTTAATGTCTAATGCTCATCGTCACATCGGAGAATCTGAGTATTTATGTGTTGATGAAAAACCAGACATCATTCCAAACAGTCAAAGCAACACCGACGGTGCAGTCCTGTATATGGTAGAAAGCGTCTGCAGGTCATTGTCTTGCCCACCGTATGTAGCGGGTAGAGAATTAACTTGTGTTGTGTGCAGCAAATAA
- the LOC125646485 gene encoding short-chain collagen C4-like isoform X2, with product MIVVVWILLSTVPGRLCSDLRDKRLLLNDQTVVHETIQQLQVEVQQLKTEVTQLKQSQSASSSYTSYIRWGRHSCPASSTLTYRGFAGGHPYNETGSGVNFLCLPDDPLWGIHRDDFNSYSGWITGVEYEGGYFFGSGTRNYDVPCAVCLTPYSTSIMIPARNVCYDGWHMEYSGYLMSNAHRHIGESEYLCVDEKPDIIPNSQSNTDGAVLYMVESVCRSLSCPPYVAGRELTCVVCSK from the exons ATGATCGTTGTGGTTTGGATTTTGCTCTCGACCGTGCCAGGTCGTCTGTGCTCAGATTTACGGGACAAGCGTTTATTACTTAATGATCAGACGGTGGTTCATGAAACGATCCAGCAACTGCAAGTGGAAGTTCAACAGTTAAAAACGGAAGTTACCCAGCTCAAACAGAGTCAATCTG CTTCCTCTTCCTATACATCGTACATTCGATGGGGCCGGCACAGTTGTCCAGCGAGTTCAACGCTGACTTACAGAG GTTTTGCTGGAGGTCATCCCTACAACGAGACAGGCTCCGGTGTAAATTTTCTGTGTCTGCCGGACGATCCGTTATGGGGTATACACAGAGATGATTTCAATTCCTACTCCGGTTGGATAACCGGTGTGGAATACGAAGGAGGATACTTTTTCGGTAGTGGAACCAGGAATTATGACGTACCCTGTGCAGTTTGCTTAACCCCCTACTCCACGTCCATTATGATCCCCGCGAGAAATGTCTGCTATGACGGCTGGCACATGGAATACAGTGGGTATTTAATGTCTAATGCTCATCGTCACATCGGAGAATCTGAGTATTTATGTGTTGATGAAAAACCAGACATCATTCCAAACAGTCAAAGCAACACCGACGGTGCAGTCCTGTATATGGTAGAAAGCGTCTGCAGGTCATTGTCTTGCCCACCGTATGTAGCGGGTAGAGAATTAACTTGTGTTGTGTGCAGCAAATAA